The following are encoded in a window of Paraburkholderia hospita genomic DNA:
- a CDS encoding efflux transporter outer membrane subunit, which yields MRGSAIPMRSVSALLLAGLGLGLGGCLLGPDYVRPTVPTPATFRFETTEVAEVANAMWWEQFKDPVLNDLIAAALADNKDVKIAAARVDQFLGQFVTTRSALFPQINAGFEASRQRVSVAGLPTLPAGVNPVFNEFQAPLSAAWEIDFFGKVRRQTESARASLLASEEGRRATILSLVASVASSYINLRDLDQQLSIAKATTESRAGSVKVFQARFAGGDVSQMELAQSESEYEASLATIPQIETQIAQQEDALSVLLGHNPGPILRGRELTELAVPPVPAGLPSDLLQRRPDLRQAEQNLIAANALIGAARALYFPTISLTGMFGTASGQFSKLFTGPARIWSYAGSLTVPIFTAGSISGQVSQAEAQQQQALFQYQQSIQVAFQEVDDALIALQKSREQLVVQGRQVDALRTYSRLARLRYEGGYTSYIEVLDAERSLFNAQLSYTQTNGLVFTSLIGLYKAMGGGWVVEAERMTGQVMQHGAAAPAAAQTATEQPQ from the coding sequence ATGCGCGGCTCCGCGATCCCCATGCGTTCGGTGTCAGCCCTGCTGCTTGCGGGGCTGGGGCTCGGCCTGGGCGGCTGTCTGCTCGGCCCGGACTACGTGCGGCCCACGGTGCCCACGCCGGCGACGTTCCGCTTTGAAACCACCGAGGTGGCCGAGGTAGCCAACGCGATGTGGTGGGAGCAGTTCAAGGACCCCGTCCTGAACGACCTGATTGCCGCCGCGCTGGCGGACAACAAGGACGTGAAAATTGCCGCGGCGCGCGTCGACCAGTTTCTCGGCCAGTTCGTCACGACGCGCTCGGCGCTGTTTCCGCAAATCAACGCCGGCTTCGAAGCATCCCGTCAGCGCGTATCGGTCGCTGGGCTGCCGACGTTGCCAGCCGGCGTCAACCCCGTATTCAACGAGTTTCAGGCGCCCCTGTCGGCCGCATGGGAGATCGATTTCTTCGGCAAGGTGCGACGGCAGACCGAGTCCGCGCGAGCGAGCCTGCTGGCCAGTGAAGAAGGCCGGCGCGCGACGATCCTGTCGCTGGTGGCGTCGGTCGCCTCTTCGTACATCAACTTGCGCGACCTCGACCAGCAACTGTCGATCGCGAAGGCAACAACGGAAAGCCGTGCCGGTTCGGTCAAGGTATTTCAGGCAAGGTTTGCAGGCGGCGACGTGTCGCAGATGGAACTTGCGCAGAGCGAGTCGGAATACGAAGCGTCGCTCGCCACGATTCCGCAGATCGAGACGCAGATCGCCCAGCAGGAAGATGCGCTCTCCGTTCTGCTCGGCCATAACCCCGGTCCGATCCTGCGGGGCCGCGAACTGACGGAACTCGCGGTGCCGCCGGTACCGGCGGGCCTGCCGTCCGACCTGCTGCAGCGCCGCCCCGATTTGCGTCAGGCTGAGCAGAACCTGATCGCCGCGAACGCGTTGATCGGTGCCGCGCGTGCCCTTTACTTTCCGACGATTTCACTGACCGGCATGTTCGGAACGGCGAGCGGCCAGTTCTCGAAGCTGTTCACCGGGCCGGCGCGGATCTGGTCGTACGCCGGCTCGCTGACCGTGCCGATCTTTACCGCGGGCAGCATCAGCGGCCAGGTGAGCCAGGCGGAAGCACAGCAGCAACAGGCGTTGTTCCAGTACCAGCAGTCGATCCAGGTGGCCTTCCAGGAAGTCGACGACGCACTGATCGCATTGCAGAAGTCGCGCGAGCAACTCGTCGTGCAAGGCCGTCAGGTCGATGCATTGCGGACCTATTCGCGGCTCGCGCGATTGCGCTATGAAGGCGGCTATACGAGCTACATCGAGGTGCTCGACGCCGAGCGCAGCCTCTTTAACGCGCAACTCAGCTACACGCAGACCAACGGCCTGGTATTCACTTCGCTGATTGGTCTTTACAAGGCGATGGGTGGCGGCTGGGTCGTCGAAGCCGAACGCATGACGGGGCAGGTGATGCAGCATGGCGCTGCGGCGCCCGCTGCCGCACAGACTGCGACGGAGCAGCCGCAATGA
- a CDS encoding efflux RND transporter periplasmic adaptor subunit — MRHVTLDRFTLRLSPGALARVLACATLALCAACHKPAAPPPAAAIDVTVMKVERRDTPVVFEFTAQTQSSREVEIRARVDGFLDKRVYTEGQLVHTGQTLFLMDPKPFLAALQTAKGQLAQQQARLYVTKANLARVIPLAAQNALSKKDLDDATGNEKSAEAAVIAAQGEVQTAELNLSYTTIKSPLDGLSSFARQQDGSYVTASATGLLTYIYQLDPMWVNFSLSENELLKVRSDAAKGLLKLPSNSDFEVTVVLADGTVFPSTGHINFTNPAFSTQTGTFLVRASFANPQGTLRPGQFVRAQVSGAIRPNAILVPQRAVLQGAKSHFVWVVDNDSKARQRVVEVGEWHGDDWFINSGLQPGERIVVDGAIRVLADTPLKITGAPQPGAATDAPPDEGQHLATRQSDQTVTK, encoded by the coding sequence ATGAGACACGTAACGCTTGATCGTTTCACGCTCCGGTTGTCACCCGGCGCTCTGGCGCGGGTGCTTGCCTGTGCAACGTTGGCGCTCTGCGCCGCCTGCCACAAACCGGCTGCACCTCCGCCAGCCGCTGCGATCGATGTGACAGTCATGAAGGTCGAGCGGCGCGATACGCCAGTGGTTTTCGAATTCACCGCGCAGACGCAAAGTTCACGCGAAGTGGAAATCCGCGCCCGCGTCGACGGTTTTCTCGACAAGCGCGTGTACACCGAGGGTCAACTGGTCCATACGGGACAGACACTCTTTCTGATGGATCCCAAGCCGTTCCTGGCAGCGCTGCAGACTGCAAAGGGCCAACTCGCGCAGCAGCAGGCGAGGCTCTATGTGACGAAGGCCAATCTCGCCCGCGTGATACCGCTCGCCGCGCAGAACGCATTGAGCAAAAAGGATCTGGACGACGCGACCGGCAACGAAAAGAGTGCGGAAGCAGCCGTGATCGCCGCCCAGGGCGAGGTCCAGACCGCCGAACTCAACCTCAGTTATACGACGATCAAGTCGCCGCTCGACGGCCTGTCGAGCTTCGCAAGACAGCAGGATGGCAGCTACGTGACCGCGAGCGCGACGGGCCTGCTCACCTACATCTATCAGCTGGACCCGATGTGGGTGAACTTCAGCCTGTCGGAAAACGAGCTGTTGAAGGTGCGCAGCGACGCCGCTAAAGGGCTACTGAAGCTCCCGTCAAATAGCGACTTCGAGGTGACGGTCGTGCTTGCCGACGGCACAGTGTTTCCTTCGACCGGCCACATCAACTTTACCAACCCGGCGTTCAGCACCCAGACCGGCACGTTCCTCGTGCGCGCCTCGTTCGCGAATCCGCAAGGCACGCTGCGTCCGGGCCAATTCGTGCGTGCCCAGGTCTCGGGAGCAATCCGCCCGAATGCCATCCTCGTCCCCCAGCGGGCGGTCCTGCAGGGTGCCAAGAGTCATTTTGTCTGGGTGGTAGATAACGACTCAAAGGCGCGTCAACGCGTGGTCGAAGTGGGTGAATGGCATGGCGACGACTGGTTCATCAACAGCGGGTTGCAACCCGGCGAACGCATCGTGGTCGACGGTGCAATTCGAGTCCTCGCGGATACCCCCCTGAAGATCACCGGGGCGCCCCAGCCAGGTGCAGCCACCGATGCGCCGCCGGATGAAGGACAGCATCTCGCGACGCGCCAGTCCGATCAGACCGTGACGAAGTGA
- a CDS encoding efflux RND transporter permease subunit, with protein MNISHFCIDRPIFASVISIVITLGGALAMLDLPIAQYPDITPPQITISATYPGASADVMSNNVAAPIEQQVNGADNMIYMYSSSSSTGAYTLNAFFQIGTNPELAQVDVQNRVNLALPQLPSSVQSQGIQVQKKSSAFMMVIAIYSPSERYDATYIANYANIYVLDALKRISGANQSAIFGTPDYAMRIWLKPDRMAQLGITAADVQRAVANQNQQFAVGRIGQSPTGTAVEQSFAVTTTGRLTDPAEFDNIIIRAANGDVAIVRLKDIGRAELGQKDYSIRSKFQGKPATVIAVYQQPGANALDVSKQVRATLAEMKKSFPEGIEYNIAMDTTDFTRASIADVIHTFFEALVLVVVVVFVFLQSLRATLIPVLAVPVSIVGTFMGMLALGFSINMLTLFGMVLAIGIVVDDAIVVIENVERNMNVHKLSPKDAAKRAMDEVAGPVIAIVLVLCAVFVPVAFLAGITGQLYKQFAITIAISVVFSGLVALTLSPALAALLLKPGHHEKRGFFKWFDNWFARMTIGYSNMVRLVIKRFVVALLLFAGMIALSVVMVRAVPTSFLPPEDQGYLLGAVIMPDAASLDRTGDVSQHVTDYFMKQEAVSSVVVVDGYSLLDSQNKNNAGTFFIGFKSFDERYKFKNIRTQNARAVLIGAYESLSSVQEGVILPVNPPSIPGLGTTGGTEVWIQAQGDATIAQLATVVDNFIAKAKARPELARVTSTFNASAQQLLVNVDRDKSETLGVPIEEVYSAMQTMFGSLYVSQFNRSSRLWQVILQAEPSYRLTPLDLDQIYVRSKTNSMVPIKAVMTSKYVTGPDLVTRFNNFPAVKVTVNPAPGYSSGQVISTIEEVGAQVLPEGYTFGWSGEAYESRQAGSTSGLVFVFGLIMVFLILAAQYEKWSLPLGVLMAVPFALFGALLAIMLRGLENDVYFQIGLTMLVALAAKNAILIFEFAVLNRESGETVYDSALSAASERLRPIVMTSLAFILGCVPLAIATGASANSRHSIGTGVIGGMLGATVIAVFFIPMFFYLLETMSERSSKKTSGSGGGAAGDGTPPVLPPGSGAPTNKPSARREDD; from the coding sequence ATGAACATCTCCCACTTCTGCATCGACCGCCCGATCTTTGCGTCGGTGATCTCGATTGTCATCACGCTCGGCGGCGCGCTGGCGATGCTGGATCTGCCGATCGCCCAGTACCCCGACATCACGCCGCCGCAGATCACGATCTCCGCGACATATCCAGGCGCGAGTGCGGATGTGATGTCGAACAATGTGGCCGCGCCGATCGAGCAGCAGGTCAACGGCGCGGACAACATGATCTACATGTACTCGTCGAGTTCGTCGACGGGCGCCTACACGCTCAATGCCTTCTTCCAGATCGGCACCAATCCGGAGCTGGCGCAGGTCGATGTGCAGAACCGGGTGAACCTGGCCTTGCCGCAATTGCCCTCGTCGGTGCAGTCGCAGGGCATTCAGGTGCAGAAGAAGTCGTCGGCCTTCATGATGGTCATTGCCATCTATTCGCCCAGTGAGCGTTACGACGCGACCTATATCGCCAACTACGCGAACATCTACGTGCTCGATGCGCTCAAGCGCATATCGGGTGCGAACCAGTCGGCTATCTTCGGCACGCCCGACTACGCGATGCGCATCTGGCTGAAGCCAGACCGGATGGCCCAACTGGGCATCACAGCGGCCGACGTGCAGAGGGCCGTGGCCAATCAGAACCAGCAATTTGCGGTGGGACGCATCGGGCAGTCGCCGACGGGCACAGCGGTCGAACAGTCGTTTGCAGTCACTACCACCGGCCGGCTGACCGACCCCGCTGAGTTCGACAACATCATTATTCGTGCCGCAAATGGCGACGTCGCGATTGTGCGGCTCAAGGACATCGGGCGCGCAGAACTCGGCCAGAAAGATTACTCGATCCGCAGCAAGTTTCAGGGCAAGCCAGCAACGGTCATTGCGGTTTATCAGCAGCCGGGCGCCAACGCACTCGACGTGTCAAAGCAGGTGCGCGCTACGCTCGCCGAGATGAAGAAGTCGTTCCCGGAAGGCATCGAATACAACATTGCGATGGACACGACGGACTTCACCCGTGCATCCATCGCAGACGTCATTCATACCTTCTTCGAAGCCCTCGTGCTGGTGGTGGTCGTCGTATTCGTGTTCCTGCAGAGCCTGCGCGCCACGCTGATACCGGTACTTGCGGTGCCGGTATCGATCGTCGGCACGTTCATGGGCATGCTCGCACTCGGTTTCTCGATCAACATGCTGACACTGTTCGGTATGGTCCTTGCGATCGGTATCGTGGTGGACGACGCGATCGTGGTGATCGAGAACGTCGAGCGCAACATGAACGTCCACAAGCTGAGTCCGAAAGACGCCGCCAAGCGGGCGATGGACGAGGTCGCCGGCCCGGTCATCGCGATCGTGCTGGTTCTGTGCGCCGTGTTCGTGCCCGTGGCCTTCCTCGCTGGCATCACGGGACAGCTGTACAAGCAGTTTGCCATCACTATCGCGATTTCGGTGGTGTTCTCGGGACTGGTTGCACTCACGTTGTCGCCAGCGCTGGCGGCGCTGCTGCTCAAGCCGGGACACCATGAAAAGCGCGGCTTTTTCAAATGGTTCGACAACTGGTTCGCGCGGATGACGATCGGCTACTCGAACATGGTGAGGCTGGTCATCAAGCGGTTCGTCGTGGCGCTGTTGCTGTTTGCCGGCATGATCGCGCTGTCGGTCGTCATGGTGCGGGCGGTTCCCACGTCATTTCTGCCGCCCGAGGATCAGGGCTACCTGCTTGGCGCGGTCATCATGCCGGACGCGGCGAGTCTCGATCGCACGGGAGATGTCTCGCAGCACGTCACGGACTATTTCATGAAGCAGGAGGCCGTGAGCAGCGTGGTGGTGGTTGACGGATACAGCCTGCTGGATAGCCAGAACAAGAACAATGCAGGGACGTTCTTCATCGGCTTCAAGAGCTTTGACGAGCGCTACAAATTCAAGAACATCAGAACGCAGAACGCACGCGCGGTGCTGATCGGCGCGTACGAAAGCCTCTCCTCAGTGCAGGAAGGGGTGATCTTGCCGGTGAACCCGCCGTCGATTCCAGGCCTCGGCACGACGGGCGGCACCGAGGTATGGATCCAGGCTCAGGGCGATGCCACCATCGCGCAACTTGCCACGGTGGTGGACAATTTTATCGCCAAAGCCAAGGCGCGACCTGAACTGGCACGCGTGACGTCGACCTTCAATGCATCGGCGCAGCAACTACTGGTGAACGTTGACCGCGACAAGTCGGAGACGCTGGGTGTGCCCATCGAAGAGGTGTACAGCGCGATGCAGACGATGTTCGGGTCGCTGTACGTGTCGCAGTTTAACCGTTCGAGCCGGTTGTGGCAGGTGATCCTGCAGGCCGAGCCTTCGTATCGGTTGACGCCGCTGGATCTTGACCAGATCTACGTGCGCAGCAAGACCAACAGCATGGTGCCGATCAAGGCGGTGATGACATCGAAGTACGTCACTGGCCCGGATCTGGTGACGCGGTTCAACAATTTCCCCGCGGTCAAGGTGACGGTCAATCCCGCTCCGGGCTACAGCTCGGGACAGGTGATCAGCACGATTGAAGAGGTCGGGGCCCAGGTGCTGCCCGAGGGCTATACCTTCGGGTGGAGCGGCGAAGCATACGAGTCGAGGCAGGCCGGCAGTACGTCGGGGCTGGTGTTCGTATTCGGCCTGATCATGGTGTTCCTGATTCTGGCCGCGCAATACGAGAAGTGGAGCTTGCCGCTCGGCGTGCTGATGGCGGTGCCTTTCGCGCTGTTTGGCGCGCTGCTCGCGATCATGCTGCGCGGCCTCGAGAACGACGTCTACTTCCAGATCGGTCTGACGATGCTGGTCGCACTCGCGGCCAAGAACGCGATTCTGATTTTCGAGTTCGCGGTGCTGAATCGGGAGTCGGGCGAAACGGTGTACGACTCCGCGCTTTCGGCGGCGAGCGAACGGCTGCGTCCGATCGTGATGACATCGCTCGCCTTCATTCTTGGCTGCGTGCCGCTCGCGATCGCAACTGGCGCATCGGCGAACAGCCGCCACTCGATCGGCACTGGCGTGATTGGCGGGATGCTCGGCGCGACGGTGATCGCCGTGTTCTTCATTCCGATGTTCTTCTACTTGCTCGAAACGATGTCGGAACGGAGCAGCAAGAAGACGTCTGGTTCGGGCGGCGGAGCGGCGGGCGACGGAACGCCGCCTGTCTTGCCACCTGGCTCAGGCGCTCCGACCAACAAACCATCTGCCCGGCGCGAGGACGACTGA
- a CDS encoding response regulator transcription factor: protein MTDSASIVFVVDDDDSVCRALARLIRSAGYRVETFGTARAFLDRMPADACPACVVLDIQLPDLSGLELARELDAALPIIFITGHGDIAMGVGAMKAGATDFLPKPVSDTDLLRAIEQALARAVQTRAIRHELDSLRGRVERLTPREREVMALVVTGLLNKQVASELGTVEQTIKAHRRRVMAKMEATSLAQLIRIADKVGISGVA, encoded by the coding sequence ATGACAGATTCCGCTTCGATTGTATTCGTCGTCGACGACGACGATTCCGTGTGCCGCGCGCTGGCGCGTCTGATCCGGTCGGCGGGCTACCGGGTGGAAACATTCGGTACGGCACGCGCATTTCTCGACAGGATGCCGGCCGATGCCTGTCCCGCGTGCGTCGTGCTGGATATTCAGTTGCCGGATCTGAGCGGGCTGGAACTGGCGCGCGAACTCGATGCGGCGCTACCGATCATTTTCATCACGGGACATGGCGACATCGCGATGGGTGTCGGTGCGATGAAAGCGGGGGCAACCGATTTTCTGCCCAAACCCGTTTCCGATACCGACTTGCTGCGAGCGATTGAACAGGCGCTCGCGCGTGCGGTGCAAACGCGCGCGATCCGGCATGAACTCGACTCGCTTCGTGGTCGCGTCGAGCGGTTGACGCCGCGGGAGCGCGAAGTCATGGCACTCGTCGTGACGGGCCTTCTGAACAAGCAGGTGGCAAGCGAACTCGGAACGGTCGAACAGACGATCAAGGCTCATCGCAGGCGCGTGATGGCCAAGATGGAAGCCACGTCGCTGGCCCAACTCATTCGTATCGCAGACAAGGTCGGCATTTCAGGCGTCGCGTAA
- a CDS encoding patatin-like phospholipase family protein, with protein MTKAHPVAPSLATSSWGKFDHTVMVLQGGGALGAYQAGIYTGLAEAGVAPDWIAGVSIGAINAALIAGNPPERRVARLREFWERVSAHAPFVPPVSLDAMRPVFNFMSAASSVAFGVPGFFSPRPAPPFTVSDEHLNTLSLYDTQPLRATLEQLIDFDLINSKAVRLSLGAVNVRSGNSVYFDNGKTTIGPEHVMASGALPPGFPAVQIDGEWYWDGGISCNSPLWYVVDEDYRMSALVLQVDVFSGAGELPKTLGEVQERTKDIQYASKTRFNSTRVSEIEALRNSLRRVLEKLPPSFQDDPDVQKLSAISTRGAVALVHFINRHNTRSANFKDYEFSRATVMELWDFGYSDACKSVSDPQWREATDLGSGVHIYDLTR; from the coding sequence ATGACAAAGGCTCACCCCGTTGCACCGTCACTCGCAACCTCGAGCTGGGGCAAGTTCGACCATACCGTCATGGTCCTTCAGGGAGGAGGCGCTTTAGGCGCGTACCAGGCCGGCATCTATACCGGCCTCGCCGAGGCTGGCGTCGCTCCGGACTGGATCGCGGGCGTTTCGATCGGCGCGATCAATGCCGCGCTTATCGCAGGCAATCCGCCTGAGCGTCGCGTCGCGCGATTGCGCGAGTTCTGGGAACGCGTATCGGCGCATGCGCCATTCGTGCCGCCCGTGTCACTCGACGCGATGCGGCCGGTTTTCAACTTCATGAGTGCAGCATCCTCAGTCGCTTTCGGCGTACCGGGTTTTTTCTCACCGCGGCCAGCACCGCCGTTTACCGTGAGCGACGAACACCTGAACACGTTAAGCCTTTATGACACGCAGCCGCTTAGAGCGACACTCGAACAACTGATCGACTTCGATCTGATCAACAGCAAAGCCGTGCGCCTTTCACTGGGCGCTGTCAACGTGCGCTCCGGCAATTCGGTCTATTTCGACAACGGCAAAACCACGATTGGGCCCGAGCACGTGATGGCGAGTGGTGCGCTGCCGCCTGGCTTCCCCGCCGTTCAGATCGACGGCGAGTGGTACTGGGATGGCGGCATCTCGTGCAACTCGCCGCTCTGGTATGTGGTGGACGAGGACTATCGAATGAGTGCGTTGGTCCTGCAGGTGGACGTATTCAGCGGCGCGGGCGAGTTGCCCAAGACGCTCGGGGAAGTGCAGGAACGCACAAAGGACATCCAGTACGCGAGTAAAACACGTTTCAATTCGACCCGTGTCAGCGAGATCGAAGCGCTCCGCAATTCGCTGCGCCGGGTTCTCGAAAAGCTGCCACCTTCGTTTCAGGACGACCCCGATGTACAGAAACTCAGCGCGATCAGCACGCGAGGCGCGGTCGCCCTCGTCCATTTCATCAACCGGCACAACACGCGCTCGGCGAACTTCAAGGATTACGAGTTCTCACGCGCGACCGTGATGGAGTTATGGGACTTCGGTTACAGCGATGCGTGCAAGTCGGTCTCGGACCCGCAATGGCGGGAAGCAACCGATCTGGGTAGTGGGGTTCACATCTACGACTTGACCCGGTGA
- a CDS encoding response regulator transcription factor produces the protein MGNLKPFVVIVDDDESVCRAIKRLLRSVGIAAETFASGDAFLNVLSSIPSYRPDCVILDVQMPGLNGLEVQRRLSGSGTPVVFITAHDNISVREQAFAGGAVAYILKPFNDDLFIRTVRAALEGGQAS, from the coding sequence ATGGGAAACCTCAAACCATTCGTTGTCATCGTCGATGACGATGAATCGGTGTGCAGAGCGATCAAGAGACTCCTGCGCTCGGTCGGCATCGCTGCTGAAACGTTCGCGAGCGGCGACGCGTTTCTCAACGTGCTGTCGTCCATTCCGTCATATCGCCCTGACTGCGTCATTCTCGATGTGCAGATGCCTGGACTCAATGGACTCGAGGTCCAGCGGCGTCTGTCGGGCAGTGGCACGCCTGTCGTTTTCATAACCGCCCACGATAACATCAGCGTGCGCGAACAAGCCTTTGCGGGCGGTGCGGTCGCCTACATTCTCAAGCCGTTCAACGATGATCTGTTCATCCGGACCGTACGTGCGGCACTGGAAGGGGGACAGGCGTCCTAG
- a CDS encoding lipid-binding SYLF domain-containing protein: MFKLVRLMAMIPVLLAAVACSSMDSSSSGSGSSSASGSARPDLEQKARDAYRTLIEKTPKAGELATKATAVLVFPDIVKAGFLVGAQEGNGVMFGPDGKVMGYYNVTALSYGLQAGAQTFHQAFFLMTPAALSYLNSSDGWSVGMGPSVVVVDEGKAKSMTTTTLQSDVYAFIYGQEGLMAGLGVQGQKITKTKP; the protein is encoded by the coding sequence ATGTTCAAGCTTGTTCGCCTGATGGCAATGATTCCAGTCCTGCTCGCGGCGGTTGCCTGTTCGAGCATGGACTCGTCCAGTTCCGGGTCGGGCTCCAGCTCCGCATCCGGGTCAGCGCGTCCTGACCTGGAACAGAAAGCACGCGATGCGTATCGGACACTGATTGAGAAAACGCCAAAGGCAGGGGAACTGGCGACCAAGGCAACTGCGGTCCTGGTGTTTCCGGACATCGTGAAGGCGGGATTTCTTGTCGGCGCGCAGGAAGGAAACGGCGTGATGTTCGGTCCGGACGGCAAGGTGATGGGCTACTACAACGTCACGGCACTGTCATACGGGCTGCAGGCTGGGGCGCAGACCTTCCATCAGGCGTTTTTCCTGATGACACCGGCAGCGCTCAGCTATCTGAACAGCAGCGACGGTTGGTCCGTCGGCATGGGGCCGAGTGTCGTTGTCGTGGACGAAGGCAAGGCGAAGTCGATGACGACGACCACATTGCAGTCCGATGTCTACGCATTCATCTATGGCCAGGAGGGTCTGATGGCGGGCCTCGGCGTGCAAGGCCAGAAGATCACCAAGACCAAACCATGA
- a CDS encoding sensor histidine kinase produces MGIVMPVIIVLETAIILWLLMMFTRRRRMAFAISSIKPLGFADYVERAMTRLHARRAQTSTSSAGAVPLDGGARAGSAGDGRVNKRRMAEDAGAPEAAQRPSRAERSMPERVHATASARSVRRQLHESGARTVPLNDTHASALDRESGEAYFRDALGLLPISIVMLGERGQMLMVNPQTARLFGYECDELIGKPVELLVPGLHVDSHVPMRAGLLASQASGDRTALHELSARRNNGTEFQVEIGLNAFHFDDDSVTLAFIIDRTERFELERNRRDLAHLTRVSTVGQLASSLAHELNQPLTAILSNVQAAQRFLAADPIDLAEVREILNDIVQDDYRASEVIRRIRAVVKKGDLEVVSLDLAGIIRDVVLLVRSDAIVRGTRVTLDIEDDLPPVSGDKVQLQQVMLNLLLNAFDAMNDVPPVDRVVSVTLRHESKNMVCIAISDRGHGLTADKLDKIFKPFFTSKPQGLGLGLSISRTIIGMHRGRLWAENNIDRGATFFVALPVGNATEQDESRERP; encoded by the coding sequence ATGGGCATCGTCATGCCAGTGATCATTGTTCTGGAAACAGCCATCATTCTGTGGCTGTTGATGATGTTTACCCGGCGACGGCGGATGGCGTTCGCGATCTCTAGTATTAAACCGCTAGGTTTTGCCGATTATGTCGAACGTGCGATGACCCGTCTGCATGCAAGGCGTGCGCAGACTTCCACATCGTCTGCAGGAGCAGTTCCACTCGATGGGGGGGCGCGAGCCGGTTCGGCAGGAGATGGGCGTGTGAACAAACGTCGCATGGCGGAGGACGCGGGTGCGCCGGAAGCCGCTCAACGTCCATCACGCGCGGAGCGTTCAATGCCGGAGAGAGTGCACGCGACCGCTTCCGCCCGATCAGTTCGCCGCCAGTTGCATGAAAGTGGCGCACGAACGGTGCCATTGAACGATACCCATGCCAGTGCTCTGGATAGAGAAAGCGGCGAGGCCTACTTTCGCGACGCGCTCGGACTGCTGCCTATTTCGATTGTGATGCTCGGTGAGCGTGGCCAGATGTTGATGGTCAATCCGCAGACCGCCAGGCTGTTTGGATACGAATGCGACGAACTGATCGGCAAGCCTGTCGAACTGCTGGTGCCGGGGCTGCATGTCGACAGTCACGTTCCGATGAGAGCGGGGTTGCTCGCATCGCAGGCGTCCGGCGACAGAACGGCATTGCACGAGTTGTCGGCGCGGCGCAACAATGGCACGGAATTTCAGGTGGAGATCGGCCTCAATGCGTTTCACTTCGACGACGACAGCGTCACGCTTGCATTCATCATCGACAGAACCGAGCGATTCGAGCTGGAGCGCAACCGGCGGGATCTCGCGCATCTGACTCGCGTGTCCACAGTGGGTCAGCTCGCGTCATCGCTAGCCCATGAACTGAACCAGCCGCTTACCGCGATTCTGAGCAACGTGCAGGCTGCGCAGCGCTTTCTCGCGGCCGATCCCATCGATCTGGCTGAGGTAAGAGAGATTCTGAATGACATCGTGCAGGATGACTATCGCGCTAGCGAAGTGATCCGGCGCATTCGCGCGGTCGTCAAGAAGGGCGATCTGGAAGTGGTATCGCTCGATCTCGCGGGCATTATCCGCGACGTCGTCCTGCTGGTGCGCAGCGATGCGATCGTGCGTGGTACGAGAGTGACCCTCGACATCGAGGACGATCTGCCGCCCGTGTCTGGCGACAAGGTGCAGCTGCAGCAGGTCATGCTCAATCTCCTCCTCAATGCGTTCGACGCGATGAACGATGTGCCGCCCGTTGACCGCGTGGTGTCGGTGACGCTCAGGCACGAGAGCAAGAATATGGTTTGCATCGCGATCAGCGATCGTGGTCATGGACTGACCGCCGACAAGCTGGACAAGATATTTAAGCCGTTCTTTACGTCAAAACCTCAGGGCCTCGGTTTGGGTTTGTCGATTAGCCGCACCATCATTGGCATGCATCGTGGGCGACTATGGGCCGAAAACAACATCGACCGAGGCGCGACGTTCTTTGTTGCATTGCCAGTTGGGAATGCGACGGAGCAGGATGAATCGCGAGAGAGACCATGA